CAAGCAGTGCCCCAATAGTGGAACCAACCGGGTATGTGAAACCTTGCTGAAAAACTCCAACTCCATCATGTATGATTCTTTCTTGAAGGAACGCAAATCTACCCTTTTGATGACTACAGGAATCCCACCTTCCATAAGCCCCCGGAAAAGGTCTCCAGAGTGGCCATGTTTGATAAGATTTGCTTCACTAAAATCACCAGTGAAGTGGAGCACCTGCTCGTAGGTAAATATTTCTCCAACACCTGTCAAATTGGCAAGATCCTTGGGTAGAGAAACGTTGTCTCCTTCTGGAACAGACCCTACATTTGCAGTCCTTTGAGTTGCAGTGCCCTTATCACACATTCTCAGGAGTAGTACCATGACCAACACTAAAAGTGCAATGAAGCCAATCCCACCAACTAGGCCccctactatatatatccaTCGTTTCTTGGTCTTTGAATTATGTTCTGTTACCTGATTCTGTTCTGGGTctccaaaattatcaaaaagtaaGCCTCTGTCGGTATAGAACTGTCTACAATCATCCGCACTCCTCTGATTTTGCACCAACTGTAAACAATTTCTATCAAGAGTAGCACTTCTTTGACCAGCATCAACTACCTTGCCTTGAAAATAGTTACCGGAAAAATCAACTGAACTAAACTTCCCAACATATGATAAAttcaaagcaccataaaaccGATTGTTTGAGAGATTGAACACAGCAAAAGTAGCGTTTTTATTTGAACCAAGACTCATAAATATACTATCCGGGAATGGACCCTCCAAAACATTGACCCCAATATCCATCCTCCTCAATCTCCTCAACCTTTTCAACTCCACAGGCAATGACCCGGACAAAGCATTCTTGCTAAGATCAAGCTCTACTAATCTAGACAAATTACCCAATTCACCCGGTATCGAAGTGAAACTATTATCAGAAAGACTCAAGTATTCAAGACTTAAAAGATTACCAAGCCCATCTGGAATTGACCCAGATAAGTAATTTGAAGAAAGGTCAAGCCTTGTGAGTTTAGCAAGAGACTCAAAACCAGAAGGCAATGACCCAGTAAGTGAATTCCGTGAAAGATCAAGAATTAACAGCTCAGATAAATTTCCCAATGAAGAAGATATACTACCAGTAAGGTTATTACCTGACAGATACAAATACCTCAGTGTACTCAATCCACCGAGCGACGGAGGGATCGACCCAGTAACTGAGCTAGACCTTAGATCGAGCACTTGGAGTGCTTTAAGTCTTTGGCCGAACCAGTCAGGAATAGGCCCCGGAAGCGAAAACCCTGAAGCGTTGAAAGACACCAAGCTTGTCAAATTGGCCAAAGAGTCCACAGCGAACTGTTGATTTAGAATCCCAAAACGGCTTCGTCTCAACCCGGACAGGTTGATTGCAGTGACCCGACTGTTATTGCACCGAACCCCGGTCCAGTTTCTACATGGGTCGAGCTTGATGGGCCAGTCCTTGGCTCTGAGCCCCAAAGATGACCGAAGCGCAAGCAAAGCCGAGCGTTCAAAGCTTGAGTTGAGGTGCTCTTGTTGTTGAGCTACAACGCATTGGAACAACACGAACGTGAATATTGCTAACTTAAAAAGCAGAGCTCGTTGAGATTCTTCTTCCATGGCTTAGTTTGATAATGCGGAGAAGAAGAAAGTACAAGAAGAAGAACTGAACTAGTTCATGTTCATCGAGGTGGTGGTGTATGAAGATGAAGGTTCGTTTTGGTGTGTAATAATTTCACATGTACACAAAAATAGTACCAGATAATGCCTGTATTTAATGTACTCTGCGAAATTCCAACCTCCAAATCACGAGCTTTGATTCTGCATTCTATGTTGTTCTAAACAACCCAACTGAATTCTTAACtaaaatatctatatataaagttacaaacttttcaaaacttttcgctatataatattaatttgcAATACATTTAAAGACTAAAACGTGTATGAGGATTAGGCTTTGGAgttaaggagagagagagtgtgtacAAGATATTAATGGCAAAAGGTGGTACCCCAGCTGCCAGGGCTCGCTGCCACAGCCAAATTCAATAACTGTGTCACTTTCAGACTCACCGGAGCTAATTAATGAAACGTGACTTTGAGCTGTGTTAAGCTCTTCTGGTTTAACCAATGGCTATATAGAGTTAtggagttttgggtttttagttgACTTTTAAGGCTAGAAGAATGGTAATAGTAAAAATGCCGGTTTCAGATATTGAAGGTGGTCACTGGTGTGTGGGTGTGAGttgtttgtttgattataatagagagtagagagctttttttatttttttcggGAATAGTAGATAGCATTTTGAATGTGACAGAAGTGTCTTTGATATCTGACAATTCAAAGcttatataaatttttctttcttttttctttgattggaaactttgaaattgattttgtCGCCGACTTGCCGTAATAGTGGCAACCTTACTGAATGATTTAAGAGATTAATACgtagccaaaaaaaagagagagagagagagtgacatGAGATGAGATGAATTATTGGGTTTCCTTTATTTGGGTGAAATTCCTAGTTTAGACATACTTTTCATCATGCACATGCTGTATGGTTGgtccaatctttttttttttttttttttgttgtatgaTTGGTCCAATCTATTGGGCTAATGATACTAAGCTTTCACTTGTGGAGTGGAATCAGATTTAATACTtttctagagaaaaaaaaaagatttaatacTTTTCTAATGGTATCTTTTTATCTCAAATAATCAAATGGCAGTTTAGTCCTTCCAAACTCCATCCCTATCTGCTCCtatttatcttttataaaagttgattctaaaaaaaaaaaaaaatcttttataaaaGTATCGTAGAATTGATTACCACAAAAGATGTGATAATGCTCAAGCTTAAAGTTTGAGTAAACATCACCTTCTATGATCTTTTGagtcttaaaaataaataaggggAAATCtataaaaatctatatatatatatatatagttttttatgtgacaattaaattatgttttttttattatattaaatcttaaaatatataaatcataACGGGTTTGACTTATTTtcagtatttttgtttttaaaataaaatgagagcttcagttaaattttttttggaagtaagCCAAAACCAATTATGACAATCTAAATACTTCATCCATATTTACCAAATATCATTACCAAAATAACCTATTTGGTGAGAGAAAAATTGTCACTAACACCTATTATACCCCTACAACACTATTTTGTTATGagtgattattttcttttccacaCTAGATAGAAATTATAAAGAAAGGGAGAGGacaacatccaaaaaaaaaaaaactttaaacatAATAGTGAAGTAGTGACTtcgaaaaacatattttatagTGTAGTTTTTAACATGTATGATTATGAACATATTAGTTAAGATTGCCAAGGTTTATAAAATGTGAGATTTTAAATAGcaatattaaaaagtaaatgtttAATTTGTCATAAGTAGAAAACTGTTGGGGGTTTTATTATTGGGATTTATCTAAAGAAACACAGGGTCTGTTTGGACAccgcttattgttgaaaactgaatacactataacaaaataatttctaaatgtgtgaatagtgctgtgggacccagttttaaagaaaaatttgctgaaaTCCGTACTTGTGGGAtccgtgaatagtgcacgggacccacacAAAAAACGCAGCCTCCAGCACAAACACAAACGCGTTTTTATATCCAAACTAACACAAAATATGGATTTTGTCAAGATTCTTAAGAATTGTAAGGGGATGTTTGGTACATacacttaaaaactgaaaatatgtgtttaaaaacaTAATAGTGATTATCTTCTTCTCCACACTAGATAGAAATTATAAAGAAAGGGAGAGGacaacatcaaaaaaaaaaaaaaaactttaaacatAATAGTGAAGTAGTGACTACAAAGAACATAATTTATAGTGTAGTTTTTAACATGTATGATTATGAACATATTAGTTGAGATTGCCAAGGTTTAtaaaatgtgaggttttaaatagcaaaattaaaaagaaaatgtttaatttgtCATAAGTAGAAAACTTTTGGGGGTTTTTATTATTGGGATTTatccaaagaaacaaaaggttTATTTGGATACCATatattgttgaaaactgaatatattataataaaataatttttaaatgtgtaaatagtaccgtaggacccaattttaaagaaaaatttgttaaaatccATACTTATGgatcccgtgaacagtgcacgggacccacacAAAAAACGCAACCTCCAACACAAACGCAATCGCGTTTTTATATCCAAACTAACACAAAATATGGATTTTGTCAAGATTCTTAAGAATTGTAAGAAGATGTTTGATACATacacttaaaaattgaaaacatgtatttgaaaatatgcatgaaaatacgtgtgagtgaaaaaatatatgaaaatacatatattattgtttaaaaattgaaaacgtGTATTTAAGTAAGCATACCAAACTTTCTAGTGTCAGTTTATTAATTGCGCGTGCTCAGTCCGTGCAAAGTACAAACTCCATATGGTTTAGT
This DNA window, taken from Quercus robur chromosome 2, dhQueRobu3.1, whole genome shotgun sequence, encodes the following:
- the LOC126712249 gene encoding probable LRR receptor-like serine/threonine-protein kinase At2g16250, with amino-acid sequence MEEESQRALLFKLAIFTFVLFQCVVAQQQEHLNSSFERSALLALRSSLGLRAKDWPIKLDPCRNWTGVRCNNSRVTAINLSGLRRSRFGILNQQFAVDSLANLTSLVSFNASGFSLPGPIPDWFGQRLKALQVLDLRSSSVTGSIPPSLGGLSTLRYLYLSGNNLTGSISSSLGNLSELLILDLSRNSLTGSLPSGFESLAKLTRLDLSSNYLSGSIPDGLGNLLSLEYLSLSDNSFTSIPGELGNLSRLVELDLSKNALSGSLPVELKRLRRLRRMDIGVNVLEGPFPDSIFMSLGSNKNATFAVFNLSNNRFYGALNLSYVGKFSSVDFSGNYFQGKVVDAGQRSATLDRNCLQLVQNQRSADDCRQFYTDRGLLFDNFGDPEQNQVTEHNSKTKKRWIYIVGGLVGGIGFIALLVLVMVLLLRMCDKGTATQRTANVGSVPEGDNVSLPKDLANLTGVGEIFTYEQVLHFTGDFSEANLIKHGHSGDLFRGLMEGGIPVVIKRVDLRSFKKESYMMELEFFSKVSHTRLVPLLGHCLEHESEKLLVYKSMPNGDLANSLHSFISEDGSSQSLDWITRLKIAIGAAEGLSYLHHECNPPLVHRDIQASSILLDDKFEVRLGSLSEVHAQGDSHQNVLTRFLRKPQISEQGPSGSSSASCAYDAYCFGKVLLELVTGKVGISKFDDATTREWLELTLPYISIYDKELVTKIVDPSLIIDEDLLEEVWAVAIVARSCLNSKPSKRPAMKHILKALENPLKVVREESSSSARLRTTSSNRSWSAAIFGSWRHSSSESATIPGQTGTGGLKQPVRENSHGSGGQEYSSSNKRLSSEIFPEPIEMQDLERQDEH